In Janibacter sp. CX7, a single genomic region encodes these proteins:
- a CDS encoding NADH:flavin oxidoreductase, producing the protein MTSLHDRLDLTHGPAWANRLALAPLTNTQSHADGTLSDDEYRWLVARAEGGFGMTMTCATYVARAGQAWGGQLGISDDRHLEGLTRLADGIRAAGSVSSVQLHHGGRRSDPGVTGVDNVAPWEDPERGVRALSTGEVQQAVEDFVVGAERAQRAGFDGVEVHGAHGYLLCQFLDGRHNHRTDGYGGSLEDRARVIFEVLRGIRERTGPDFQVGIRLTPQGNGIVLDEGVTVAQWTLDSGLVDYVDMSLWDAFMTVGEGEDLLIDAFTGLERGRTRLGVAGKIRSAQQARWCLAKGADFVDLGRAAIIHHDMPRRIEQDSSFAMAALPVSRQHLRDERVSDTFIDYLDAGWPDFVAG; encoded by the coding sequence ATGACCTCGCTGCACGATCGCCTCGACCTCACCCACGGGCCCGCGTGGGCCAACCGGCTCGCCCTGGCGCCGCTGACCAACACGCAGAGCCACGCGGACGGGACGCTCTCGGACGACGAGTACCGGTGGCTGGTGGCGCGGGCCGAGGGCGGCTTCGGCATGACGATGACCTGCGCGACCTACGTGGCGCGCGCGGGGCAGGCGTGGGGTGGCCAGCTGGGCATCAGCGACGACCGCCACCTCGAGGGTCTGACCCGGCTCGCCGACGGCATCCGCGCCGCGGGCAGCGTCTCGTCGGTGCAGCTGCACCACGGCGGCCGGCGATCCGACCCGGGCGTCACCGGGGTCGACAACGTCGCGCCGTGGGAGGACCCCGAGCGCGGGGTGCGGGCGCTGAGCACCGGTGAGGTCCAGCAGGCCGTCGAGGACTTCGTCGTCGGGGCGGAGCGCGCGCAGCGTGCGGGCTTCGACGGCGTCGAGGTCCACGGTGCGCACGGCTATCTCCTGTGCCAGTTCCTCGACGGGCGGCACAACCACCGCACCGACGGCTACGGCGGGTCGCTCGAGGACCGGGCGCGGGTGATCTTCGAGGTGCTCCGCGGGATCCGTGAGCGCACCGGCCCGGACTTCCAGGTCGGCATCCGGCTGACGCCGCAGGGCAACGGGATCGTCCTCGACGAAGGCGTCACCGTCGCGCAGTGGACCCTCGACTCCGGCCTCGTGGACTACGTCGACATGTCGCTGTGGGATGCCTTCATGACCGTCGGCGAAGGGGAGGACCTCCTCATCGACGCCTTCACCGGGCTCGAGCGGGGCCGGACGCGGTTGGGTGTCGCGGGCAAGATCCGCTCCGCGCAGCAGGCGCGGTGGTGCCTGGCGAAGGGGGCGGACTTCGTCGACCTCGGACGCGCCGCGATCATCCACCACGACATGCCGCGGCGGATCGAGCAGGACTCGAGCTTCGCGATGGCGGCGCTGCCGGTGAGCCGGCAGCACCTGCGTGACGAGCGGGTGAGCGACACCTTCATCGACTACCTCGACGCGGGGTGGCCTGACTTCGTGGCGGGGTGA
- a CDS encoding DUF6318 family protein, producing the protein MAVLTGGLAACGDDSEPEESTTTASPIDASKSSSTSSDSSSSSESSSEPSTSSDDPSLPDDMPAEAREETKEGAAAFGEYFLLAYGDAAKSADTTVFQTLGASDCSVCATAIKNIEADKAKGWKKDKNPYTVRRAVATKRPDEGYKVVLDVTVASHHRIDSKGVSNGDVNATSYTVTEHVSWADGRWQVKDWIVT; encoded by the coding sequence GTGGCAGTCCTGACCGGCGGCCTGGCCGCCTGTGGTGACGACAGCGAGCCAGAGGAGTCGACGACCACCGCCTCCCCCATCGACGCGAGCAAGTCGTCGTCCACGTCTTCGGATTCGAGTTCCTCGTCCGAGTCCAGCTCGGAGCCGAGCACCTCAAGTGATGACCCGTCCTTGCCTGACGACATGCCAGCCGAGGCCCGCGAAGAGACGAAGGAAGGCGCAGCAGCCTTCGGCGAGTACTTCCTTCTCGCATACGGAGACGCTGCCAAGAGTGCCGATACCACTGTCTTCCAGACCCTTGGGGCCAGCGATTGCAGCGTCTGTGCAACCGCCATCAAGAACATCGAGGCTGACAAGGCCAAGGGCTGGAAGAAGGACAAGAACCCATACACGGTCCGACGGGCAGTCGCTACAAAGCGGCCCGACGAGGGCTACAAGGTTGTCCTTGACGTGACTGTCGCTAGCCATCACCGCATCGACTCGAAGGGCGTGTCAAACGGAGATGTGAATGCCACGAGTTACACAGTGACCGAGCACGTGTCCTGGGCGGATGGCCGCTGGCAGGTCAAGGATTGGATTGTCACGTGA
- a CDS encoding NAD(P)-dependent oxidoreductase: MSTIVIFGGTGYAGGNIAREAASRGHQVISYSRTAPAEQAEGVEYRTGSLTDDTVLAQAAADADDLVVATHGADVGGSPLVDHVARLTSAAIDHGARLSFVGGAGSLHVAKGGPRLIDTPDFHEDWKPEALSHAKVLDALREGPAELDWFYVSPAALFGSFAPGETTGSYRLGGDELVTDAEGNSEISGTDFALAYVDEIEQRKHPRQRFTVAH, from the coding sequence ATGAGCACCATCGTCATCTTCGGCGGCACCGGATACGCCGGCGGCAACATCGCCCGCGAAGCCGCCTCCCGCGGCCACCAGGTCATCTCCTACAGCCGCACCGCCCCGGCCGAGCAGGCCGAGGGCGTGGAGTACCGCACCGGCTCGCTCACCGACGACACCGTCCTCGCGCAGGCCGCGGCCGACGCCGACGACCTGGTCGTGGCCACGCACGGCGCCGACGTCGGCGGCTCCCCGCTCGTCGACCACGTCGCCCGCCTCACCTCCGCCGCCATCGACCACGGCGCGCGCCTGTCCTTCGTCGGCGGCGCCGGGTCCCTGCACGTGGCGAAGGGCGGTCCCCGCCTCATCGACACCCCGGACTTCCACGAGGACTGGAAGCCGGAGGCCCTCTCCCACGCCAAGGTGCTCGACGCCCTGCGCGAGGGCCCGGCCGAGCTCGACTGGTTCTACGTCTCCCCCGCTGCCCTCTTCGGTTCCTTCGCTCCTGGCGAGACCACCGGCAGCTACCGGCTCGGCGGCGACGAGCTCGTCACCGACGCCGAGGGCAACTCGGAGATCTCCGGGACCGACTTCGCCCTGGCCTACGTCGACGAGATCGAGCAGCGCAAGCACCCGCGCCAGCGCTTCACCGTCGCCCACTGA
- a CDS encoding LLM class flavin-dependent oxidoreductase, which produces MHAFGFLSFGHYGHGSGPGDPDAGQALRDAVEIGVGADEIGVNGAYFRVHHFARQGAAPMPVLSAIAARTKHIEVGTGVIDMRYETPLQLAEEAAALDLISEGRVALGVSRGSPEPALRGWEAFGHTGARDPRGADIAREHFDTFMSAVRGDKVVDADPTQGPAGRLRVEPHSPGLDRRIWWGAGSRETAEWTARQGVNLMSSTLLTEATGASFGELQREQIDLYRAAWREAGHDWSPRVSVSRSIFPIVSDLDRHFFGLQGQGSDQVGIIDGFRSTFGKTYAAEPDQLVEQLKADPAIEAADTVMLTIPSQLGVDYNLHILEAFAQHVAPELGWRRNSDGPVAPIPACNPNR; this is translated from the coding sequence ATGCACGCCTTCGGATTCTTGAGCTTCGGGCACTACGGCCACGGCAGCGGGCCTGGTGACCCCGACGCGGGCCAGGCCCTGCGCGATGCCGTCGAGATCGGGGTCGGGGCGGACGAGATCGGCGTCAACGGCGCCTACTTCCGCGTCCACCACTTCGCCCGGCAGGGCGCGGCGCCCATGCCGGTCCTGTCGGCGATCGCGGCCCGGACCAAGCACATCGAGGTCGGCACCGGCGTCATCGACATGCGCTACGAGACCCCGCTGCAGCTGGCCGAGGAGGCTGCGGCCCTCGACCTGATCTCCGAAGGGAGGGTCGCGCTCGGCGTGAGCAGGGGGTCACCGGAGCCGGCCCTGCGTGGGTGGGAAGCCTTCGGCCACACCGGTGCTCGCGATCCGCGCGGCGCCGACATCGCCCGCGAGCACTTCGACACCTTCATGTCCGCGGTCCGAGGGGACAAAGTCGTCGACGCCGACCCGACGCAGGGTCCCGCCGGCCGGCTGCGGGTCGAGCCGCACTCCCCCGGCCTCGACCGCCGCATCTGGTGGGGCGCCGGCAGCCGCGAGACCGCCGAGTGGACCGCGCGCCAGGGAGTCAACCTCATGAGCTCGACGCTGCTCACCGAGGCCACCGGCGCCTCCTTCGGCGAGCTCCAGCGCGAGCAGATCGACCTCTACCGCGCCGCGTGGCGCGAGGCGGGCCACGACTGGTCGCCGCGGGTGTCGGTCTCCCGCAGCATCTTCCCGATCGTCAGCGACCTCGACCGGCACTTCTTCGGCCTGCAGGGCCAGGGCAGCGACCAGGTCGGCATCATCGACGGCTTCCGCTCGACCTTCGGCAAGACCTATGCCGCCGAGCCCGACCAGCTCGTCGAGCAGCTCAAGGCCGACCCTGCCATCGAGGCCGCCGACACCGTCATGCTCACCATCCCGAGCCAGCTGGGCGTCGACTACAACCTGCACATCCTCGAGGCCTTCGCCCAGCACGTCGCCCCCGAGCTCGGGTGGCGCCGCAACAGCGACGGCCCCGTCGCGCCCATCCCCGCCTGTAACCCCAACAGATAG
- a CDS encoding DUF1989 domain-containing protein, which produces MDLTEAAYQADPGGPLDVDRELYGRIGSTTEGRELVDSFTIPIRSGRAWEVPAGHVCRIVTIEGPQVADLNLWNLHDPRERLWASRTRQLQAAHVSVFDRLWSTLPFLRPLVTITGDSLADYGVDDEGGRVHDLLGTRCDPYVNQMLNDAPFDYHCHSNLTRAVRPWHLTEFDVHDVLNVFQCTGLNDDDQYFMKTCPAQQGDYFEFFAEIDILAALSTCPGGDLSVPMFGPEAGDTEAVCRPLGIEVYQVPDAALEGWTPPERAAYAQDHGLAARPWA; this is translated from the coding sequence ATGGACCTCACCGAAGCCGCCTACCAGGCCGACCCCGGCGGCCCCCTCGACGTCGACCGCGAGCTCTACGGCCGCATCGGCTCGACGACCGAAGGGCGGGAGCTCGTCGACTCCTTCACCATCCCGATCCGCAGCGGTCGGGCCTGGGAGGTGCCGGCTGGGCACGTGTGCCGGATCGTCACCATCGAGGGTCCGCAGGTCGCCGACCTCAACCTGTGGAACCTGCACGACCCCCGCGAGCGTCTGTGGGCCTCGCGCACCCGGCAGCTGCAGGCCGCGCACGTCTCGGTCTTCGACCGACTGTGGTCGACCCTGCCCTTCCTGCGTCCTCTCGTGACGATCACCGGTGACTCGCTGGCCGACTACGGCGTCGATGACGAAGGGGGGCGCGTCCACGATCTGCTCGGAACCCGCTGCGATCCCTACGTCAACCAGATGCTCAACGACGCCCCCTTCGACTACCACTGCCACTCCAACCTGACGCGGGCCGTGCGACCGTGGCACCTCACGGAGTTCGACGTGCACGACGTGCTCAACGTCTTCCAGTGCACGGGGCTGAACGACGACGACCAGTACTTCATGAAGACCTGCCCTGCGCAGCAGGGCGACTACTTCGAGTTCTTCGCCGAGATCGACATCCTCGCTGCGCTGTCGACGTGCCCCGGCGGCGACCTGTCGGTGCCGATGTTCGGCCCCGAGGCCGGCGACACGGAGGCGGTCTGCCGCCCGCTCGGCATCGAGGTCTACCAGGTCCCCGACGCCGCGCTCGAGGGTTGGACCCCGCCGGAGCGTGCTGCCTACGCGCAGGACCACGGCCTCGCCGCGCGCCCCTGGGCCTGA
- a CDS encoding GntR family transcriptional regulator, with translation MTQDQPGGTTSQLAAILRSRIITGDLAPGAPVRDSAVAAELGVSRNTAREALSLLRHEGLLDHRNHQGFVVRTLTTADVRDIYAARIALEVRAVQDAAYAPDDALDELRRAVETTETAERAARWEDYASSSLEFHSALVRLLGSPLLDQFFDTILGRLRLAFHAAGDTSSFQRPWGPRDRAIWEHLADGDRAGAERLLRGYLHDSELTVLDMVRRQTTHR, from the coding sequence ATGACTCAGGACCAGCCGGGCGGCACGACCTCGCAGCTCGCGGCCATTCTGCGCTCGCGCATCATCACCGGAGACCTCGCCCCGGGGGCACCCGTGCGCGACTCTGCCGTTGCCGCCGAACTGGGCGTCTCCCGCAACACCGCCCGCGAGGCGCTCAGCCTCCTGCGGCACGAGGGCCTGCTCGATCACCGCAACCACCAGGGCTTCGTCGTGCGCACCCTGACGACGGCCGACGTGCGGGACATCTACGCCGCCCGCATCGCCCTCGAGGTGCGCGCAGTCCAGGACGCCGCCTACGCCCCCGACGACGCGCTCGACGAGCTGCGCCGGGCCGTCGAGACGACCGAGACCGCCGAGCGCGCAGCGCGGTGGGAGGACTACGCCAGCTCGAGCCTGGAGTTCCACTCCGCGCTCGTCCGCCTGCTCGGCTCTCCCCTGCTCGACCAGTTCTTCGACACGATCCTCGGTCGGCTGCGTCTCGCGTTCCACGCCGCCGGCGACACCAGTTCCTTCCAGCGCCCATGGGGCCCGCGCGACCGCGCGATCTGGGAGCACCTCGCCGACGGCGACCGTGCGGGTGCCGAGCGCCTCCTGCGTGGTTACCTCCACGACTCCGAGCTGACCGTGCTCGACATGGTCCGCCGCCAGACCACCCACCGATAG
- a CDS encoding Nramp family divalent metal transporter, which produces MARSRLNDESTQAEQVGDPSARKGIWERMGPGLIISASFIGPGTITTATVTGSSYGYALAWAIAFSIVATIILQEMSARLGIATGQGLGEALRTTFQHPVLRFAMVALIVAAIGVGGASYAGGDTTGTALGLSGLTGLSPKLLVVVVGLIIFGLLITGSYKVLERALVVMVAVLAAVFLLTMIVVRPDVGAILRGTFTPTIPSGALLTTIALIGTTVVPYNLFLHANLAQEKWGGLPKDRAIRDAKVDTIVSILIGGVITLAIMITAAAAMWTKGVTAESGADMATQLEPLLGAAAPYVFALGLFAAGMTSAVAGPLGAAYAICGVMGWGSDLKSPRFRAVWIAVMGIGMVIALTGVNPIQIILLAQAANGLLLPIVAGFLLVVMSRSSVLGRHKNGPVATTLGVLVFIVVTGLAIYQFADILGLLPE; this is translated from the coding sequence GTGGCACGCAGCAGACTCAACGACGAGTCCACACAGGCAGAGCAGGTCGGCGACCCCTCGGCACGCAAGGGCATCTGGGAGCGGATGGGTCCCGGGCTGATCATCAGCGCCTCGTTCATCGGCCCGGGGACGATCACGACGGCGACGGTCACCGGCTCGTCGTACGGCTACGCCTTGGCGTGGGCGATCGCCTTCTCCATCGTCGCGACGATCATCCTGCAGGAGATGTCGGCGCGGCTCGGGATCGCGACCGGGCAGGGGCTCGGCGAGGCGCTGCGCACGACCTTCCAGCACCCGGTCCTGCGGTTCGCGATGGTCGCGCTCATCGTCGCGGCCATCGGCGTCGGTGGAGCCAGCTATGCGGGCGGGGACACCACGGGCACGGCCCTCGGCCTCTCCGGGCTGACGGGTCTGTCGCCCAAGCTGCTCGTCGTGGTCGTCGGGCTGATCATCTTCGGGCTGCTCATCACGGGCAGCTACAAGGTGCTGGAGCGGGCGCTCGTCGTCATGGTGGCCGTGCTCGCGGCCGTCTTCCTCCTCACGATGATCGTCGTCCGGCCCGACGTCGGGGCGATCCTGCGAGGCACCTTCACGCCCACGATCCCGAGCGGTGCGCTGCTCACGACGATCGCCCTCATCGGCACCACGGTCGTGCCGTACAACCTCTTCCTCCACGCCAACCTCGCCCAGGAGAAGTGGGGTGGCCTCCCCAAGGACCGCGCGATCCGTGACGCCAAGGTCGACACGATCGTGTCGATCCTGATCGGCGGCGTCATCACCCTCGCGATCATGATCACCGCAGCTGCCGCGATGTGGACGAAGGGAGTGACCGCCGAGTCGGGTGCGGACATGGCCACGCAGCTGGAGCCGCTGCTCGGCGCGGCCGCGCCGTACGTCTTCGCGCTGGGGCTCTTCGCCGCCGGCATGACGAGCGCCGTCGCCGGTCCGCTCGGCGCCGCCTACGCGATCTGCGGAGTCATGGGCTGGGGGAGCGACCTGAAGTCGCCCCGATTTCGAGCCGTGTGGATCGCGGTCATGGGGATCGGCATGGTCATCGCCCTCACCGGGGTCAACCCGATCCAGATCATCCTGCTGGCCCAGGCCGCCAACGGCTTGCTCCTGCCGATCGTCGCCGGCTTCCTCCTCGTGGTGATGAGCCGCTCGTCCGTGCTCGGCCGCCACAAGAACGGCCCGGTCGCCACGACGCTCGGTGTGCTGGTCTTCATCGTCGTCACCGGGCTGGCGATCTACCAGTTCGCCGACATCCTCGGGCTGCTGCCGGAGTGA
- a CDS encoding APC family permease has translation MSTRTDTSPHGSERFKRSLGRIEIFFIGFGAMIGFGWITSTSTWLNDAGMLGAAIAFVIGGAIMGLVGLVYAELVAAMPLAGGEHNYLMRGFGPRLAFIGSWGIIGGYISVAAFEAVAIPRTVAYIFPDVYSIPLWSVAGSQVYLVWALIGTITSIVLTALNIRGIKAASLLQSSVIVFLVVMAFALVGLSLFEGDTSNAEPLFTDSAGLLAVLVVVPFFFVGFDVIPQSAEEVKVPPHKVGRLVIVSVAMATAFYVAIIVTTGLALPASEMQDFDLVTAEAMAALSGEFWGNLVVAGGLAGLLTSWNAFLIGASRLMWAMANSGMLPAWFAKLHPQHKTPVNALLFIGAICAVAPFFGEVMMGWLVDSSSVSIVITYLLVSAVFIVLRRREPEMDRPLRVGGRSAAGGIAVGVAAVITTACLLALYVPGMPAMLDVQPYVILGLWWLLGVVFLVRVPGGVAPGQDAEERLLERLAERRSSAS, from the coding sequence GTGAGCACCCGGACCGACACCAGCCCGCACGGCAGCGAGAGGTTCAAGCGCTCGCTCGGGCGCATCGAGATCTTCTTCATCGGCTTCGGCGCGATGATCGGCTTCGGGTGGATCACCTCGACGAGCACGTGGCTCAACGACGCCGGCATGCTCGGTGCTGCGATCGCCTTCGTCATCGGTGGCGCGATCATGGGGCTCGTCGGCCTGGTCTACGCCGAGCTCGTCGCGGCGATGCCGCTCGCGGGTGGCGAGCACAACTACCTCATGCGCGGCTTCGGGCCGCGGCTGGCCTTCATCGGTTCGTGGGGCATCATCGGCGGCTACATCAGCGTCGCGGCCTTCGAGGCGGTGGCGATCCCGCGGACGGTCGCCTACATCTTCCCCGACGTCTACTCGATCCCGCTGTGGAGCGTCGCCGGCTCGCAGGTCTACCTCGTGTGGGCGCTCATCGGGACGATCACGAGCATCGTGCTGACGGCGCTGAACATCCGCGGCATCAAGGCGGCGAGCCTGCTGCAGAGCTCGGTGATCGTCTTCCTCGTCGTCATGGCCTTCGCCCTCGTCGGCCTCTCGCTCTTCGAGGGCGACACGAGCAATGCCGAGCCGCTCTTCACCGACAGCGCCGGGCTGCTCGCGGTCCTGGTCGTCGTCCCCTTCTTCTTCGTCGGCTTCGATGTCATCCCGCAGTCGGCCGAAGAGGTCAAGGTCCCGCCCCACAAGGTCGGCCGCCTCGTCATCGTCTCGGTCGCCATGGCGACGGCCTTCTACGTCGCCATCATCGTCACGACCGGTCTGGCGCTGCCGGCATCGGAGATGCAGGACTTCGACCTCGTCACCGCGGAGGCGATGGCGGCGCTGTCCGGTGAGTTCTGGGGCAACCTCGTGGTCGCTGGCGGGCTCGCCGGCCTGCTCACCTCGTGGAACGCCTTCCTCATCGGCGCCTCCCGACTCATGTGGGCCATGGCCAACTCGGGGATGCTGCCGGCGTGGTTTGCCAAGCTGCACCCGCAGCACAAGACCCCGGTCAACGCCCTGCTCTTCATCGGCGCCATCTGCGCGGTCGCGCCCTTCTTCGGCGAGGTGATGATGGGCTGGCTCGTCGACTCGAGCTCGGTGTCGATCGTCATCACCTATCTGCTCGTGTCCGCCGTCTTCATCGTGCTGCGTCGGCGTGAGCCCGAGATGGACCGCCCGCTGCGAGTCGGTGGTCGCTCGGCGGCCGGTGGCATCGCGGTGGGCGTCGCCGCCGTCATCACCACCGCCTGCCTGCTCGCGCTCTACGTCCCCGGCATGCCCGCGATGCTCGACGTGCAGCCCTACGTGATCCTCGGCCTGTGGTGGCTGCTCGGTGTCGTCTTCCTCGTGCGGGTGCCCGGGGGAGTGGCGCCCGGTCAGGATGCTGAGGAGCGGCTGCTGGAGAGGCTGGCGGAGCGGCGGTCCTCCGCTTCCTGA
- a CDS encoding DUF2281 domain-containing protein: MVTEQRMIWGDLAGSLPDDFDAPVADFADYS, encoded by the coding sequence TTGGTCACCGAGCAGCGCATGATCTGGGGCGACCTCGCCGGCTCCTTGCCCGACGACTTCGACGCGCCCGTGGCCGACTTCGCCGACTACTCATGA
- a CDS encoding RNA polymerase sigma factor RpoD/SigA translates to MTDMVMRPATQPVGVGAVSRLRPQAASRLNLREAHIDIDAEISALEAHLAELLAAREAQTTEDTTPWVLDHSDDEWTSSGAVGQSAFGRRAHRTPLLTAEQEVVLARRIEAGAFAQQRLDSGVELRRTERRGLEHVVRTADEARERMILANVRLVTSIARKALPRVGQGMQFDDVQQAGLIGLMRAVDKFDHTLGHKFSTYATWWIKQSISRAIDDEARVVRIPVHALESARRIDTPRRREGLTWQEALADPGRLGLDATSDDIAKAQTHLRPCLSLDQVGAELDVVDDDPGLDPIEQCIDRLDDEADVHDLLESLVELPGLGTRAVTVLQLRHGLTGQPPMTLDEIGKRFGVTRERIRQIEKRALDALRERVETR, encoded by the coding sequence ATGACCGACATGGTGATGAGGCCGGCGACGCAGCCGGTGGGGGTGGGGGCGGTTTCGAGGCTTCGGCCGCAGGCGGCCTCGCGCCTCAACCTGCGTGAGGCGCACATCGACATCGACGCGGAGATCTCCGCGCTCGAGGCACACCTCGCGGAGCTCCTCGCGGCCCGCGAAGCGCAGACCACCGAGGACACCACCCCGTGGGTCCTTGACCACAGCGACGACGAGTGGACGAGCTCCGGAGCGGTCGGCCAGTCCGCCTTCGGACGGCGCGCCCACCGCACTCCCCTGCTGACCGCGGAGCAGGAGGTCGTCCTCGCCCGCCGCATCGAGGCCGGCGCCTTCGCGCAGCAGCGCCTCGACTCCGGTGTCGAGCTGCGCCGCACCGAGCGTCGCGGCCTCGAGCACGTCGTGCGCACCGCCGACGAAGCCCGCGAGCGGATGATCCTCGCCAACGTCCGGCTCGTCACGAGCATCGCGCGCAAGGCGCTGCCGCGCGTGGGTCAAGGCATGCAGTTCGACGACGTCCAGCAGGCCGGCCTCATCGGCCTCATGCGCGCGGTCGACAAGTTCGACCACACGCTTGGGCACAAGTTCTCCACCTACGCCACGTGGTGGATCAAGCAGAGCATCAGCCGCGCCATCGATGACGAGGCCCGCGTGGTCCGCATCCCGGTCCATGCCCTCGAGTCCGCGCGTCGCATCGACACCCCAAGGCGAAGGGAGGGACTCACCTGGCAGGAGGCCCTCGCCGACCCCGGCCGGCTCGGTCTCGACGCGACGAGTGACGACATCGCGAAGGCCCAGACCCATCTGCGGCCGTGCCTGAGCCTCGACCAGGTCGGCGCAGAGCTCGACGTCGTCGACGACGACCCGGGCCTCGACCCGATCGAGCAGTGCATCGACCGGCTCGACGACGAGGCCGACGTCCACGACCTGCTCGAGAGCCTGGTCGAGCTGCCTGGCCTCGGCACTCGCGCGGTCACCGTGCTGCAGCTGCGGCACGGGCTCACCGGTCAGCCGCCGATGACCCTCGACGAGATCGGCAAGCGCTTCGGCGTCACCCGCGAGCGGATCCGCCAGATCGAGAAGAGGGCACTCGATGCCCTTCGCGAGCGCGTCGAGACACGTTAA
- a CDS encoding RNA-directed DNA polymerase codes for MAAEAEMQPNVPKFFLPFSTKFKYVVKSDVVAFYRHVDHELLRDQLTLIGGDYEAITYLMQFLGELQGRSTGLPQASTPSDILAEVYISAVERSMIRRGHHVWRFSDDFRIACTSYTHTMDAIDDLDQALRSMGLTLNEFKTTTPSYANYYLDSMDLEESPGGPIQKEDAEDIVGDYTDDFDQDPDSAAEYLERFSPTPDGDAQLSLRDAGAAEVRMARRALSSLAKSKDLRALDSVAEIVRFMAPVTPSAMRYLIQLGQAKRSRTRIAAVLDELAHKAALNDWQKTWIIHAYDATGCLTLKRNRTSRIEWIRHETESRSNAILSAHGVWVLARHHEVDAPQIMNFNNSAPTALSIFYAAAMSHVDDPTKGAKAFDEPLLRRIVTNS; via the coding sequence TTGGCCGCCGAGGCTGAAATGCAACCGAATGTGCCGAAATTCTTTCTTCCATTTAGCACAAAGTTCAAGTATGTCGTCAAATCCGACGTCGTTGCCTTCTATAGGCACGTGGACCACGAACTCCTCAGGGATCAGTTGACGCTGATCGGAGGCGACTATGAAGCAATTACATACCTAATGCAATTTCTGGGTGAACTACAAGGGCGCTCGACGGGTCTCCCCCAAGCCTCCACTCCATCAGATATCCTGGCAGAGGTTTATATCAGCGCAGTAGAGCGCTCCATGATTCGACGCGGTCACCACGTTTGGAGATTCAGTGACGACTTTCGAATCGCATGCACCAGTTACACGCATACGATGGATGCCATCGACGATCTAGACCAAGCCCTTCGATCAATGGGGCTAACACTTAACGAGTTCAAGACAACAACACCTTCGTATGCCAACTATTACCTCGATTCCATGGACCTCGAAGAGAGTCCCGGTGGGCCAATACAAAAGGAAGACGCTGAGGACATCGTCGGCGACTACACTGACGATTTCGATCAAGATCCAGACAGCGCCGCCGAGTATCTCGAGAGATTTTCCCCCACACCGGACGGCGACGCCCAGCTCTCCCTGAGGGACGCGGGAGCCGCCGAAGTTAGGATGGCAAGAAGAGCCCTATCTTCTCTCGCTAAGAGCAAAGACCTTCGCGCACTCGACTCCGTGGCAGAAATTGTTCGGTTCATGGCTCCCGTCACGCCCAGCGCAATGCGATACCTCATTCAACTTGGTCAAGCCAAAAGGTCTCGCACCAGAATTGCGGCCGTCTTGGATGAGCTGGCCCATAAAGCGGCCCTGAACGACTGGCAAAAGACTTGGATTATCCATGCCTACGACGCGACCGGATGCCTGACCCTCAAGCGAAATCGAACCTCACGCATTGAATGGATCCGTCATGAGACGGAAAGTCGATCGAATGCAATTTTGAGCGCCCATGGGGTCTGGGTCCTCGCACGCCATCATGAGGTTGACGCTCCCCAAATCATGAACTTTAACAACTCAGCGCCGACCGCACTAAGTATCTTTTACGCCGCGGCCATGTCTCACGTAGACGATCCAACCAAAGGCGCAAAGGCCTTCGATGAACCACTCCTACGACGGATCGTCACGAACTCATGA
- a CDS encoding type I restriction-modification system subunit M N-terminal domain-containing protein has product MWKVADRLRGTFKQHEYGSVMLPLLVLRRMDAVLAPTADAVLDEAVKLGALKADRKTIGKPADGAIDELLKRAAGHRFYNLSPLTFPSLLHNDTQLGSRSSCWTDTTRTGHSSPSSSRTRTSKKPS; this is encoded by the coding sequence GTGTGGAAGGTCGCCGACAGGTTGCGCGGCACCTTCAAGCAGCACGAGTACGGGTCGGTCATGCTCCCCCTGCTCGTCCTCCGGCGCATGGACGCGGTTCTCGCTCCCACCGCGGACGCAGTCCTGGACGAGGCCGTCAAGCTCGGAGCGCTCAAGGCCGACCGCAAGACGATCGGCAAGCCTGCCGACGGGGCCATCGACGAGTTGCTCAAGCGAGCGGCGGGGCACCGCTTCTACAACCTCTCCCCACTCACGTTCCCGAGCCTCCTGCACAACGACACGCAGCTTGGATCAAGGAGCTCATGCTGGACCGACACGACAAGAACGGGACACTCTTCTCCCAGTTCTTCGCGAACCCGGACTTCCAAAAAACCCTCTTAA